A part of Nostoc sp. HK-01 genomic DNA contains:
- a CDS encoding nuclease — protein sequence MNSLQKIGTIVAALALTSTAVWIVRSMNNSPAFPEQWAVMEVTDGQTMTVRQTDGSQMQVRLCGAQVSYYAGHW from the coding sequence ATGAACTCCTTGCAGAAAATTGGAACTATAGTTGCAGCACTCGCCCTCACCAGCACAGCCGTTTGGATTGTTCGCTCCATGAACAACTCACCAGCCTTCCCAGAACAATGGGCAGTAATGGAAGTAACAGATGGTCAAACCATGACAGTCCGCCAAACCGATGGCAGCCAAATGCAAGTTCGGCTTTGTGGAGCCCAAGTTTCATACTACGCCGGACATTGGTAA